In Pseudoalteromonas carrageenovora IAM 12662, the following proteins share a genomic window:
- the rsxC gene encoding electron transport complex subunit RsxC, translating into MEKLLEQIKKGTVWAFPGGVHPPQQKTLSNSAQIARLPLPDKLVVPLKQHIGANGKLIVEKGQHVLKGQPLTTPAANWSVPVHAPTSGTITDIAPMPSAHPSALPELSIIIEPDGNDEWCSLNPAINPAKLSHDELVDIIHQAGISGMGGAGFPTYVKADIKQPIEFLIVNAVECEPYITADDVLMREHAKQVVQGIELMQQILNPTLCIVGIEDNKPEAIAAMTQAAEHNANIVIQTVPTVYPSGGEKQLIKLLTNREVPSSGIPADIGILVHNTGTLFAVQQAVYEGKPLIERVITVTGNTIHKPGNVWALLGTEIKHLLDCQGFSPVPQQRVVMGGPMMGFTLPTVRIGVVKTTNCILAPDHKELAEPGPEKACIRCSACADACPASLLPQQLQWFAKSKEYDKLQEHNLFDCIECGACAYVCPSEIPLVQYYRVTKVEIKEQQAEKIKADRAKERFDARKERLEREQEERQNRHKRKPAAKSDDEKQKVADALARVKNKSDNGGEKSAVAAAIARAKAKKQQGEELEPDNTEVAKERALRKEQARKYKEQKSQTDDSGDTAPVDDKKSAVAAAIARAKAKKAAQAQDEQVKTDDANTAPADDKKSAVAAAIARAKAKKAAQAQDEQVNTDDADTAAPVDDKKAAVAAAIARAKAKKAAKAQDEQTNTDDANTAAPVDDKKAAVAAAIARAKAKKAAKAAEQTDQPNVPSINEKPADNVKSEEPQTDSPSDNKKAAVAAAIARAKAKKAAKEAQQTQSDENTEQVTTAEPETPSEISPEQTAAQKKKAAVAVAIARAKAKKLQKEGNDQS; encoded by the coding sequence GTGGAAAAGTTACTTGAACAAATTAAAAAAGGCACCGTTTGGGCATTTCCTGGCGGCGTGCATCCACCACAGCAAAAAACACTTTCAAATAGTGCCCAAATTGCTCGCTTGCCCCTTCCAGACAAACTGGTAGTCCCGCTTAAGCAACATATTGGCGCTAACGGTAAATTAATCGTTGAGAAAGGCCAACACGTATTAAAAGGTCAACCGCTTACAACACCTGCGGCTAATTGGTCGGTGCCCGTTCATGCTCCAACGTCTGGAACCATTACCGACATTGCACCTATGCCATCTGCACACCCTTCAGCGCTCCCTGAGCTGAGCATTATTATTGAACCTGATGGCAACGATGAGTGGTGTAGTCTTAATCCAGCAATTAACCCTGCTAAGCTTAGCCACGATGAATTAGTAGATATAATTCACCAAGCGGGTATTAGCGGTATGGGCGGTGCGGGCTTTCCTACTTATGTAAAAGCCGATATTAAGCAACCTATCGAGTTTTTAATAGTAAATGCTGTTGAGTGCGAGCCGTATATAACCGCCGATGACGTATTAATGCGTGAGCATGCCAAGCAAGTTGTGCAAGGCATAGAGCTAATGCAGCAAATATTAAACCCAACGCTTTGTATTGTCGGTATTGAAGACAACAAACCCGAAGCCATTGCCGCTATGACACAAGCAGCAGAGCATAATGCTAATATTGTTATTCAAACAGTGCCAACGGTTTACCCTTCAGGTGGTGAAAAACAATTAATAAAACTACTCACCAATCGAGAAGTGCCAAGCAGTGGTATTCCGGCCGACATTGGTATTTTAGTGCATAACACGGGTACTTTATTTGCGGTGCAGCAAGCTGTATACGAAGGTAAACCACTTATTGAACGAGTAATTACCGTAACGGGCAATACTATTCATAAGCCCGGCAATGTGTGGGCATTACTAGGCACTGAAATAAAGCATTTACTTGATTGCCAGGGGTTTTCCCCAGTGCCACAACAACGCGTTGTAATGGGCGGCCCTATGATGGGCTTTACCTTGCCCACTGTACGTATTGGTGTAGTTAAAACGACTAACTGTATTTTAGCCCCTGATCATAAAGAGCTGGCAGAACCTGGCCCCGAAAAAGCCTGTATACGTTGTAGTGCCTGTGCAGATGCCTGCCCTGCTTCGCTATTACCGCAGCAATTGCAATGGTTTGCCAAGTCAAAAGAGTACGACAAACTACAAGAACATAACTTATTTGATTGTATAGAATGTGGTGCGTGTGCCTACGTGTGCCCAAGTGAAATCCCTCTTGTACAATACTATCGCGTGACCAAGGTTGAAATTAAAGAACAACAAGCCGAAAAAATTAAAGCAGATAGAGCAAAAGAGCGTTTTGATGCCCGTAAAGAGCGCTTAGAGCGAGAGCAAGAAGAGCGTCAAAACCGCCATAAACGTAAACCGGCCGCTAAATCTGACGATGAAAAACAAAAAGTAGCAGATGCACTAGCTCGTGTTAAAAACAAATCAGATAACGGCGGCGAAAAATCAGCGGTTGCTGCCGCTATTGCACGCGCTAAAGCTAAAAAACAACAAGGCGAGGAGTTAGAGCCGGATAATACTGAAGTAGCAAAAGAGCGCGCACTTCGAAAAGAGCAAGCTCGCAAATATAAAGAGCAAAAGTCACAAACAGATGACTCAGGTGATACTGCACCAGTTGATGATAAAAAATCAGCTGTAGCTGCTGCAATTGCTCGTGCTAAAGCTAAAAAAGCAGCGCAAGCACAAGATGAGCAAGTTAAGACAGATGATGCCAATACTGCACCAGCTGATGATAAAAAATCAGCCGTGGCCGCCGCAATTGCTCGTGCCAAAGCTAAAAAAGCAGCGCAAGCACAAGATGAGCAAGTTAATACTGATGATGCCGATACAGCAGCGCCTGTTGATGATAAAAAAGCGGCCGTAGCCGCCGCAATTGCTCGTGCTAAAGCTAAAAAAGCAGCCAAAGCACAAGATGAGCAAACTAACACAGATGATGCCAATACCGCAGCGCCTGTTGATGATAAAAAAGCGGCTGTAGCCGCCGCAATTGCCCGCGCAAAAGCTAAAAAAGCAGCTAAAGCTGCTGAGCAGACTGATCAACCGAATGTGCCAAGTATCAACGAAAAACCAGCCGATAACGTTAAATCTGAAGAGCCACAAACAGACTCTCCATCAGATAACAAAAAAGCGGCTGTAGCTGCTGCGATTGCCCGTGCAAAAGCTAAAAAAGCGGCAAAAGAGGCACAGCAAACACAAAGCGATGAAAATACTGAGCAAGTGACGACAGCAGAGCCTGAAACGCCAAGTGAAATTAGCCCAGAACAAACCGCCGCCCAAAAGAAAAAAGCCGCTGTGGCCGTAGCTATTGCTCGCGCCAAAGCCAAAAAGTTACAAAAAGAAGGAAATGATCAGTCATGA
- the rsxB gene encoding electron transport complex subunit RsxB, with the protein MTLFYALIALGSLALIFGLILGFAAIRFRVEGNPIVEQIDTILPQTQCGQCGYPGCKPYAEAIANGDEINKCPPGGEATVKKLADLMGVEAKPLAGGEQADPIKTVAYIREDECIGCTKCIQACPVDAIVGATRQMHTVLIDECTGCDLCVEPCPVDCIDMLPVAETKQNWKWQLDAIPVTQID; encoded by the coding sequence ATGACCTTGTTTTATGCCTTGATAGCGCTTGGCTCGCTAGCGCTGATTTTTGGACTCATTTTAGGTTTTGCTGCCATTCGTTTTCGTGTCGAAGGCAACCCTATTGTTGAGCAAATAGATACTATTTTGCCGCAAACTCAATGTGGTCAATGTGGCTACCCAGGCTGTAAGCCTTACGCAGAAGCCATTGCTAATGGTGATGAAATAAATAAATGCCCTCCTGGTGGCGAAGCGACGGTAAAAAAATTGGCTGATTTAATGGGCGTGGAAGCTAAACCGCTTGCTGGCGGAGAACAAGCCGACCCAATTAAAACAGTAGCCTACATTCGAGAAGACGAATGTATTGGCTGTACTAAATGTATTCAAGCATGCCCTGTAGATGCCATTGTAGGTGCTACTCGCCAAATGCACACCGTACTTATTGATGAATGTACTGGTTGTGATTTATGTGTAGAGCCCTGCCCTGTAGATTGTATTGATATGCTGCCGGTTGCCGAAACAAAACAAAACTGGAAATGGCAGTTAGATGCTATTCCTGTTACGCAAATAGATTAG
- the rsxA gene encoding electron transport complex subunit RsxA, with product MTEYVLLLIGTVLVNNFVLVQFLGLCPFMGVSGKLDTAIGMSLATTFVLTLASVTSYLVNQYILIPLDIEFLRTMSFILVIAVVVQFTEMVVRKTSPTLYRLLGIFLPLITTNCAVLGVALLNIKEDHSFLQSAVYGFGAAVGFSLVLVLFAALRERLAAADVPTPFKGASIAMITAGLMSMAFMGFTGLVKF from the coding sequence ATGACAGAATATGTCTTGTTATTGATTGGAACCGTTCTAGTTAATAACTTTGTATTAGTACAATTTTTAGGCTTATGTCCGTTTATGGGCGTATCAGGTAAGCTTGATACAGCGATAGGTATGTCTTTGGCAACTACGTTTGTGCTTACACTTGCCTCAGTGACGAGCTATTTGGTTAATCAATATATTTTAATCCCGCTAGATATCGAATTTTTACGTACCATGAGCTTTATTTTGGTAATTGCGGTAGTTGTGCAATTTACTGAAATGGTGGTGCGCAAAACCAGCCCTACACTATATCGTTTATTGGGTATATTTTTACCGCTTATCACTACAAACTGTGCAGTGCTAGGCGTTGCTTTGTTAAATATCAAAGAAGATCACTCATTTTTACAATCAGCAGTGTATGGTTTTGGTGCTGCGGTTGGCTTTTCATTAGTACTTGTATTATTTGCAGCGCTGCGCGAACGCCTTGCTGCTGCTGATGTTCCTACACCTTTTAAAGGTGCCTCTATTGCTATGATAACCGCAGGCTTAATGTCGATGGCGTTTATGGGTTTTACTGGATTAGTGAAGTTTTAA
- a CDS encoding EAL domain-containing protein yields the protein MAGFKKLIFIQIISWLLCVAAGSYFISISFDSAVSDAQKNAQTTVTKYINGLTLDEISAQNVKQSIADGKTFSSFTLRDYQGAEIFSINSPTRLPMFAEFVQSSFNSVRPQFAVNDAADIKVEFTLNIQHLAEQLQISLFIVIAISAILVIIPIILMQSIFYQLNKNISTTVSDIIDIYINQNQVDENLDTALDSSRLKTLGKDLVPSFNRLSHFLKTKGEDIQSAAMTIKHEAYKDVITALGNRNMFVEYYEKNIENTEQSTFGSLAMIRCSELQAINQSRGYQKGDEYVKGVADIIKHISGTYTGSQVFRLNSSDFAVVLPHTPLKEAERFGENLQSRFTQYQQNQELSSVANTGIVGYEKGKPLGELLSVVDNAMSMAQSKQVNAWHVQRETDLVNNISAGFGNQNWRKVINEVIESKRVHLVMQNIMPLGKSIKAYAEVQVRFKTEDNQVLPTASFLAMAEKLDMAIEIDRLIIDSSLEKVKSRNLSEKFFGLNVTASSAHNDQFVIWLERRLLKDTHIASKLVFEVSEFGLQQNIKASKRFIDMVHRVGARVTVERFGVGLTSFKFFRDLKPDFIKMDASYTRGLEDDKNNQYFMRLMVDLAHRIGVSVFAEGVESQEEKHIIETLCLDGVQGYYIEKPKDI from the coding sequence ATGGCTGGATTTAAAAAACTTATTTTTATACAAATAATCTCATGGCTATTGTGTGTTGCAGCAGGAAGCTACTTCATATCTATAAGCTTTGACAGTGCAGTAAGTGACGCCCAAAAAAACGCACAAACTACTGTAACTAAGTATATTAATGGCCTCACTTTAGACGAAATCTCTGCTCAAAATGTAAAACAATCAATCGCAGATGGTAAAACCTTTTCAAGCTTTACTTTAAGAGACTACCAAGGTGCTGAAATTTTCAGCATAAACTCCCCTACTCGCTTACCTATGTTTGCTGAGTTTGTACAATCTAGTTTTAATTCTGTTCGCCCTCAGTTTGCGGTAAACGACGCTGCAGATATAAAAGTTGAGTTTACGCTAAATATTCAACACTTAGCTGAGCAGCTACAAATTTCTTTATTTATCGTGATTGCAATTTCAGCAATTTTGGTAATTATTCCAATTATTTTGATGCAGTCGATTTTTTATCAGTTAAATAAAAATATCAGCACTACTGTTTCGGATATTATCGATATATACATCAACCAAAATCAGGTAGACGAAAACCTAGACACTGCACTTGATAGTTCAAGGCTTAAAACTTTAGGGAAAGATTTAGTACCTAGCTTTAATCGCTTATCGCACTTTCTAAAAACCAAGGGTGAAGATATACAAAGCGCTGCAATGACTATTAAACATGAAGCATATAAAGATGTAATTACCGCCCTTGGTAACAGAAATATGTTTGTTGAGTACTACGAAAAAAACATTGAAAACACCGAGCAAAGTACCTTTGGCTCTTTAGCCATGATCCGCTGTAGCGAATTACAAGCAATTAACCAAAGCCGTGGCTACCAAAAAGGTGATGAATACGTAAAAGGTGTTGCTGATATAATTAAACACATAAGTGGCACCTACACTGGCAGCCAAGTATTTAGATTAAACAGCTCTGACTTTGCTGTTGTATTGCCGCACACTCCTTTAAAAGAAGCCGAGCGTTTTGGTGAAAACCTACAATCGCGCTTTACACAGTACCAACAAAATCAAGAGCTAAGCTCAGTTGCTAATACCGGTATTGTGGGTTACGAAAAAGGTAAACCATTAGGTGAATTGCTGTCTGTTGTTGATAACGCGATGAGTATGGCGCAATCAAAACAAGTTAACGCATGGCATGTACAACGAGAAACCGATTTAGTAAATAATATAAGCGCAGGATTTGGTAATCAAAACTGGCGTAAGGTTATTAACGAAGTTATTGAATCTAAGCGCGTACATTTAGTAATGCAAAACATTATGCCACTAGGTAAAAGTATTAAAGCGTATGCCGAAGTGCAAGTACGTTTTAAAACCGAAGATAACCAAGTGCTACCAACGGCCTCTTTTTTAGCTATGGCTGAAAAACTTGATATGGCCATTGAGATTGACCGCCTTATTATTGACTCATCACTTGAGAAAGTAAAAAGCCGAAACCTATCTGAAAAGTTTTTTGGCTTAAACGTTACGGCCTCAAGTGCACATAACGACCAATTTGTTATTTGGCTAGAGCGCCGCTTATTAAAAGATACACATATAGCCTCTAAATTAGTATTTGAAGTGAGCGAGTTTGGTCTTCAGCAAAATATTAAAGCCAGTAAGCGTTTTATTGATATGGTGCATCGTGTGGGTGCTCGTGTAACGGTTGAGCGCTTTGGTGTTGGTTTAACATCGTTTAAATTTTTCCGCGATTTAAAACCTGACTTTATTAAAATGGACGCCAGTTATACCCGCGGCCTAGAAGATGACAAAAACAATCAGTACTTTATGCGCTTAATGGTCGATTTAGCGCACCGTATTGGAGTGAGTGTTTTTGCTGAAGGTGTTGAGAGCCAAGAAGAAAAACACATCATTGAAACCTTATGCTTAGACGGCGTTCAAGGTTATTACATAGAAAAACCTAAAGATATCTAA